The sequence AATTTAGGCGCATCCAGGAACTCACCCAGAATGGTGCCCTTAATCATGGCACCCTGAAAACCATGCGTTTTTACAGTACGTTCCAGCTCATCAGCTGCTGCTGCCGGTGTGGTCATGGGGAGGAGGGCAAATGCGGTGAATGATTCCCGGTGGTCTTTCATTTTTTCAGCCAGCAGATCATTGTATTTTGTGGCAAAGGCGGGTGCTTCGCTATCAGGCAGCGCGTATACATCTGTATTTTCTACGGAGAGCACCTGCATGGCTATACCGGTTGCCCGCATGGAGCTGAGGCGTTCACCTGTAATGTCTGCCAGTTTTGCCTGCATATGCTGTGCGGCAGCGGTTGGTTTCGATATTGATAATTCCTGGAAGGAGACGTGCTCTTCTAAAGTAACTATTCTCATGTCATTGGTTTTAAATCAATGCAAAGAGAACAAAGTCTGTGCTGGATATCAATAAAGAGATTGGGGTAATGATAGCAGAATTTGGGGGAACAACCTTCGGGCCATAAGTAATGACCTTTATGTCATGAGCAATAGCCTTCAGGCCATACAAATACCTGAAGGCTATCTATCTTAAAATCCATAAATCCCGCCAGAAACGGCCAACTTCTCTCCCGTTACCCACGCTGCCTCATCTGAAGCCAGAAACACTGCCGCCTTTGCAATATCCTCCGGCTGTCCCATACGACCCAGTGGGGTATTCGCCACTAATTTCTTTTCAAAATCACTACCAATCACTCCTGAGGTATGTGTTCCTTCTGTTTCTACAGTACCAGGTAGCAGCGAGTTGACACGAACATTCTTCCCTCCCAGTTCTTTTGACAATGCCACTGTAATAGCATCTAACGCCGCTTTTGATGCAGAATACACAGATCCTGTAGCCATAGGTGTTCTGGCCGCACCAGAGCTAACATTGATGATGTTGCCACCTTTCTCTCCAAATAGTTTCAATGCACCCTGAATGGTGAGAATAGATCCCCAAACATTAATATTGAATTGCTGATGAAAGGCCGTTGCCGTTACCTGCTCAATCGGTTCCCACTGATAAATGCCTGCATTGTTTACCAATATATCCAGTGTACCGAAAGCCTGCTTTGTTTCTTCAAACAACCTGTTTACATCCGCTTCATTTGCTACGTCGCCCTGTACAGCAATAGCAGTACCGCCGTTATCTGTGATGGTTTTTACTACCTTTTCCGCTCCTTCTTTGCTGGATGCATAATTGACAACCACCTTTGCTCCTTCTGCTGCAAAATGTTTAGCAATTGCTGCGCCTATTCCCTTTGATGCGCCTGTTACGATCGCTACTTTGTTCTTTAGTTTCATTTTGTTGATCATTTAATGCTGAGATACAAAACTAGTTGATACCGGTTTATTTTGGTAATTTTGTAACTAAAAGTTACAGTAACCTGGAGGTAACAAAGTGACAAATCATGGATTGTACAAACGTAAAACGCGACCATAAAAAAGAGATGAGAGCCGTGCAGGATTCAATGGATGTGCTCAGTGGCAAATGGAAAATTTCCATCCTCTCCTCTATCTGCTTTTATTCCAAAAGAAGGTTCTCGGATATATTAGCCGATATAGATGGGATTTCTAATAAAATGCTGAGCAAGGAGCTGAAAGAACTGGAATTAAATAGGCTGATCAAACGAACGGTGTTAGCGACACAACCGATCACTGTTCAATATGAATTGACTGAACATGGGCTATCGTTAAAGACGATTATCGTAAACCTGAAGGATTGGGGGATCAAACACCGGATGGAGATTATCGGGAAGTAGTGTAGGTTGGGAAACATAAAAAAATACCCGGCAAAGTAAGTGTTATCCGCATAGTCACATATGCCTATATTCCGGCAATCTTCCGGACCGATCTTTATATTTTTAAATTACTACATAAATCCCCGATTGAGCTACAATTGCCAATTCTCTTCTTTTGACCTTTGGAATATCAATTTCAAATTATGGACAACACGAAAAGAATTGCCTTAATAACAGGCGCAAATCAGGGAGTTGGTTTCCAGCTCGCAAAAGAACTGGCGGCTCATGGTCATATTGTACTTGTCGGATCCCGTAATTACCAAAACGGTGAAACAGCCGCTCAATCAATCGGAGCAGGTGCGATTCCTATCCAATTGGATGTGACGGATGCCACTTCTATTCAGGCAGCAGCCAAACGTATTGAAAGTGAGTTTGGTCGTCTTGACCTGTTGGTGAATAATGCCGCTATTTCCCGTTCAGGAAGAAATGAGATTACGCTGGAGAATTATGCAGCTACATATGGTGTAAGCACTGTTTCTTTGGATGAGGTACGTGCCATCTGGGAGACAAATGTATTTGGTGCACTGGCGGTGTACCAGGCTATGTTGCCGCTGTTAAGGCTTTCAAAGGATGCGCGTATTGTGAATGTATCGAGTAGCGCAGGCTCTCTCACATTAAATGCGGATCCTTCTTTTCCATACCGGAAAATGTTTAGCCCGGCGTATGCAGGGTCGAAGAGCGCATTTAACATCATGGCATTGTCAATGATGATCGAGCACGAAAACGACGGTATCAAGGTGAATCTTGTATCACCTGAATTCACAAGTACAGCACTGAATAATTTTCAGGGAACAGAGACGCTCGAAGATGGATCACGTGAAGTAGTTAGAGTGGCTTTATTTGGTCCTGATGAACCAGGTGGTACATTTACCCGGTGGGAAAATACCAACATTCCGTGGTAAACTATTTATACCGGGTGCGGACTTAGCAAAGTGCGGCACCCGGTAATCGTTCAAATCCAGGTTTGGGTTGACGCCTGCTGAACCTGCAGCGATCAGCCGATTATAAAATTACGTTCACTAAAAGCAGGTAGCAAAGGTGGTTCTTCATAAAAATATCGGATCTCATCAGTTGCATCCGATAATCCTAAGCTATACAAAACAGGTACAAAATGATCTGGAGTAGGTGATGCCAGCGCACCTAACTGATGACTGGATTGGTAGTGAATAATATTCTCAAACTTTCTTTCGTCTATCTGTTTTTTCAGCCAGGCATCGTATTCTTCCTCCCAGCCAAAAGGTGTCATATCATTTCGCTGCAT is a genomic window of Chitinophaga sp. LS1 containing:
- a CDS encoding SDR family NAD(P)-dependent oxidoreductase — encoded protein: MDNTKRIALITGANQGVGFQLAKELAAHGHIVLVGSRNYQNGETAAQSIGAGAIPIQLDVTDATSIQAAAKRIESEFGRLDLLVNNAAISRSGRNEITLENYAATYGVSTVSLDEVRAIWETNVFGALAVYQAMLPLLRLSKDARIVNVSSSAGSLTLNADPSFPYRKMFSPAYAGSKSAFNIMALSMMIEHENDGIKVNLVSPEFTSTALNNFQGTETLEDGSREVVRVALFGPDEPGGTFTRWENTNIPW
- a CDS encoding helix-turn-helix domain-containing protein; translated protein: MDCTNVKRDHKKEMRAVQDSMDVLSGKWKISILSSICFYSKRRFSDILADIDGISNKMLSKELKELELNRLIKRTVLATQPITVQYELTEHGLSLKTIIVNLKDWGIKHRMEIIGK
- a CDS encoding glucose 1-dehydrogenase: MKLKNKVAIVTGASKGIGAAIAKHFAAEGAKVVVNYASSKEGAEKVVKTITDNGGTAIAVQGDVANEADVNRLFEETKQAFGTLDILVNNAGIYQWEPIEQVTATAFHQQFNINVWGSILTIQGALKLFGEKGGNIINVSSGAARTPMATGSVYSASKAALDAITVALSKELGGKNVRVNSLLPGTVETEGTHTSGVIGSDFEKKLVANTPLGRMGQPEDIAKAAVFLASDEAAWVTGEKLAVSGGIYGF